The following nucleotide sequence is from Flavimarina sp. Hel_I_48.
ACAATACATTTCTTTATTTCTTTGGTATATTTTAAAGAACTGGCATTGCTAACAATAGTATCTACATCAAAACTCGATTTCTGAAATTTTGAGATTTCATGAACTTCGCTATCTTTTAGTTTAGTGATATCAAATTCCAGAAATGGCCTTTCGTCCATTTTGTTGGAGTTTTCCAGATCTGTATAAAACCGGTACTCTATTCCATTTGTCAATAGGGAAAACCTTGTCTTGGTGGTGTGAAAGTATCTAAATAGCTGCGAATTATGGTTGGTAAGGCTTTCTTTCCAGTTTTTACACTCTATGATCAATATGGGGATTCCATTTTGAAATATGGCATAATCAACTTTTTCGCCTTTTTTGAGGCCAATATCTGCCGTGAATTCAGGTACAACCTCAGTGGGATTAAAAGTATCGTAGCCTAAAATATTGATAAAGGGCAGCACAAAGGCATGTTTGGTAGATTCCTCGGTGCCGATTTTATCCTTTAGGTCTGCAATCTTATCGGCTAGCGCTTTCAGTTGACTTTTTAGTTCCATGATCAATTGTTTTTTCAATAACAAACCTAAATCCATTAAAAGACAAACCCTTACGGTTTTCCGTAAGGGTTGAAAAATTTTAGAGTTTGCCTCTAAAAAAGAATATATTTAGATTTCTTTTCTTGAAAATTTACGAAGTATGGCATTCTACTGAACAGGTTTTACAACCGTTAGATTGTGGATAAGTTTTTTTCGCTTCTGCAACAGCAGTCTTACAATTGGAATGGAGATTTAAATCTTTTTTACTTGCTATTAACGATAGCCAATAACAGCCTTCTTTATGTACTTCATGATCGCCATTTTTTTGTGCACTTCTATTTACATAATACCTTGCCATAATTAATTTTTAAAAGTTAATAATACCCAAATCTAAAACCATTAAAAATCAAAACCTTACGGATTTCCGTAGTGATCAAGTATTTCATTAAATATCACAAAAAAAGGGCGCATCCCTGCGCCCTTTTCAAAATCCCCTAACACGGATTGATCAATCAATCCAATACAAGATTACCATTATAAAAATACCTTTCCTTACGGAAAACCGTAACAGAATAACTTAAATCAATCCCAGATCTTTTGCAACTGCGACAAGCTGTACGGCGTTATTAGCTTTAAATTGAATACGCAGCTTATTTAGTCTCTTTTCTATGGAGCTGACCCCACTTGGGTTGATGGATTCCTTTTTGTATTGATCGCTAATTTCTCTGTTTGAATATCCTTCGGCTAATTTTTTCAGCAACAGTATATCATAGTCATCTATCTCAAGGCTTTGTTGTTTATCAAGCGCTGCCGCAACTTGTGAAGAAATATATCGCTCATCTTTTTTAATGCAAACAAAGGCTTCTCTTAGATCTTCTATACTTTTTCTGCTTTTAAAAACATAGGCATCAAGCTGTTGTTCATTAAAAAGAGAGCGTATTCTCTGTAAGCGCTCTTCCATAGAAAAAACGATAATTTTTATATTTGATGGGTGCTTTCGTATAGCTGCTATAAGTTCATCGCCGCTTTTAAGCTTTTGCTCTCGATGATCTTCTTTAAAGGATAAATCTGCGATGAGCAGATCAAAAGATTTTTCTTCTTTAAGTGCTTTGAGATACTTAAGATATGCATCATCGCAATATTCGGTTAGAACGACCTCTTTAACGCCCATAGTAATGAGTTGCTGTTCTATCCTTTTGGTATTCCACCCTAAATCCTCTGCAATGAGTACCTTGTTAAACATTCAAATCTGTATTTCAACTTTTAAACCTTTGTTCAATTCTGATTCAAAACTAATGTTTCCGTTAATGGCACGAATACGGAATTCCATATTCTGCATCCCATTTCCCTTTTTCAATGCTGTTCCTATCCCATTATCCTGATAGACCATTCGCAATTTTTTGCGGTTTTGTTCAAACGAGATTAACGCTAAGGTTGCCTGGCTATGCTTTTTATTATTGGTCATTAATTCGCCCAATACCATATAGATTGTATCTCTCTTGATCTTACTGAATGATTCCCATTTAATTTTCTCTACGTTTCGGGTGATTACATTTAAATGGGTTGACCTATAGGAATTTAGCCTGCTGATTAATTGATCTTCAAAACCAGCACCTTCAATTAGCGGGCTATGGTTTTTTGCAATGTCCCTAGTTTCCTGGTAAATCCTATCTAGTTTTATAAGAATATGTTCTGGTATGTCCTGTAGGTTTTGTAATTCTGACAGTATTTGAAAAGTATCGTTAGCCAGTCCATCATGGATTTTTTTTGAAATTGAGGTCTCTGTGCGTTGAACCGCTTTTAACTGCCGTTGCTTACGTTTTTGTAAAATTCCATATATAATTATGACAGAAACCAATAGGATGACAATCGATATGAAAAAATAAAAATTCTTTTTGCTCTTTTCCTTTTCCTGTTGGACTTTTGCGATGTGGGTGAGTTCTTTTTCTTTATCAACATCGTATTTCATTGCTGCATAATTGTTCTCTTTCAGCCTTCTTGCATCTTCAAGACTGTCTTTTAAATTTTTAAAGCGAATGATCTTTGGGTCTTCAGTCAAGAGTGCATATTGTCCCAATGAATTTTCAATATATTCTGGAGAATTAATTTGTTTGGCGATATCATAGGCTTTTGTAAAATAAGATTTAGCTCTTTCATGATCATCTTTCTCTATAAAATACTCGGTTAAATCATTATAACTAGAATATTGCCCTATCAAATCTTTTTCCTCAATTCTATTATATAGGGCTTGTTCCATGGTTAAAAGGGCTTCATTGTTTTTCAATTTGAATTGCATATAACCAAAATTGGCCAATATACGTGCATATTGACCTTTTTTTTGAACTTTATTTTGAGCTGCTACTTTTAAAGCTTCTTCTAAAATGTCTTTGGATAGATCATACCTTTCTAGATCCTTATATATAGTTGCTTTATTATTTAATAAACTTATACTGTCATCTTTGGTATCAATAAAAAGAAGTGCTCTATCATAATAAAATAGTGCTTTTTGATAATTTTGAATACGTCTATAGATCATTCCCAATTGATTATTGAGTCCTACCATCATAGTTCTTTTAATATCGTTGTCCGATATTACTTCAGTTAAATTTAAGGCAGTTACTATGGTTTTTTCACTTTCAGCAAATAGGCCGTAAGTCGTCTGGCCGATTGCTATAAGCCTTAAATTCTTAATAGCTTTTAGGGTATCTTTGTTATTGATCGCATAATTTACGCCTTCCTTATAAAATTTTAGTGCTTTATTAAACTCGTCATAATTACTGGGTTTTAGAATTTTATCATAATGATATCGTGCACTATCTATTTCCTTCGTTATTTGAGTATAACCAGCGCATGCAAATATCACGTGTAATAAAAAGAGGAATGAAACTGTAAATGTTTTCATTCCTCTAAAATAAGCTTTATTAATTACATTTATTTTTCATCTGGTGGAGGTGGCGGCGGTATGGGTTCATCATCTCCGCAACATGCTTGTGTATTCTGCAACTCTTCATTTAATTTTTCTGGAGAACACGAAAAAAGTGCCAGATTGAGGAAAACCGTAAGTATTATTAAAATTGATTTTTTCATTTTATATGTTTTAAAATTGGACATACCGGTGGCTGTCCGAGATTTTTGACTCAGTGATATGGAGCGGTTTTCCGCTTTAAGAAAAGAAGAGACGTCTCTCTGTTTTTGAGAAGTATGGAGTGTAGAAGTAGAGATTTGAATACTTCTCAAATTGTCAAACCCGCAACGACCACAGCTCCATTTTGCAGAAATCTTTTACATCGCAAACCCCTTTGCATCAGGGACGTAAGTGATTTCTGAAGCAAATGAAGGGAGAATCGAAAAGAGGTTAGGGAAAATAGCTGGAAAGGTTTGGGAAAGTTCTTGGAAACTAATTTCCCAAAAATTTCTGCCGATTTTTCCCTTATATTTAAACCGTATTATTTAATCTAAGCTACTTTATATGAGCCACAAGGCGTTGATAATTCTAGCTTTCAAAAAAGCGGGACAGAACGAGCTGATAAAAGGGAATAAAGAACCGTCAAAAACGGAAAAGGCAACTGCACTTTCCGTGGCGGTGGCAGAAATTAATAGATCTACCATAGGCGAAAAAAGCCTGAGGACATATTATAAAAGGGCCAGCAGCGCAGAAGAAGGAGAGGATATCAAAATCCCACAATGGGAGGTGGTTGAGGCTTTATTACAGTATTTGGGATTCACGGACTATGCGGACTTTTTGCAATCGCTAGGGGAGGCCAAACAGCTTGGGGATTTAAAAGAAGATCGAACCATTGCCGAAGAAAAGTTTATGAAACCCTTTTTTATCAAAGGTTGGTTTCTGAGCAACAGGAAAGGATTGATTTTAGGCTTTACAGGAATAACTGTGCTCCTTGTGTTCTTATTTATAAATCTTAAAGAAGAACAGCGCTGGATGGTCTGGCAAATCGATCATTATAAGGAAGTCGATTTTAATGCACAGCTGGTAGGCCATGGAAGATTAAAACGCTACAGGGAAGAGCGGGTGGAGGAATTTAAAAAAGTAGAACCTGATTGCAACACCATATTTTTTAACAAAGACGGGAGTGTAAAAATCTGGTATGGTAAAAACAGTGAAGGGCAGTTGGAATTTTTTACCGCTCTGGGCCTTCACCCAGAAACGGGAAAAACGCTCAAATCAATTACAGAATATATGATTCTAAAGTATATATGTCCTAAAGAAAGGGATCAGTAAAAATTCTTTATTTTCAACTTCAAGATATTACTCTTTAATCAATCAAAACTTCATATCTGAAATATTTCATTTAAAGAACTTGAATAGAATTATTGAAAAGGCGATTGGGGAAATTAATTATGATGAATAATAAAACGATCTTAGAAGTAACCGTCGAAGAGAATTTGAAAAAGTAATTTGAATATAGGTCAAAAGGAAGTGATTATTGTTACAATCAAAAAAACCCTATAAATCAAATGATTACAGGGTTTTTAAAGTAGTCTAAAATGTTAAAAGTGGAGTCGGGCGGGTTCGAACCGCCGTCCAAACGGGCAACTCAATAGCTTTCTACGCGCTTAGTCTTCACTTAATTTTCGTGCACCGGCCGGATGAAAACCTCCAACCATTACCTTATCCTTGATTAAGTTTCGCCTTTTCATCAAGACCCTAAAAAGGCTAGGTATACTTTTTCGGTACCTCACAATGAAACGCCGTTTACCAGGGCTTTTCGGAGGTATCATGGTCACGTACCTTGTACGTGATTAGGGTAATCTTACTGTGATTCAGATTACGCAGCCATGGCGTAGTTATTCTCGCCGTTTAAAAAGTGTGAAAAATGAGATTTACGAGCTGTTTCCCAGCGCTCGGCGTGCTTACTATCCAATTAGACCCGCTGTCTAAACCAAATCGACCCCGGTGTATTGAATAAATTTTCCATTTTTTAAAATGGAAGGCAAATGTACAATTATTTTATAAAATAGCGCTTGCATTCTAAGGCTGTGCCAAACAACTATTTTTTATTTAAAGTGACCTCGTCACTTAGCGTAGTTTCTAGTTTGGCTTTGCCATAACTATTGAGCGTGCTTTTGTCTTTGGCAAAAATGACCAACATTTCAGTGGTATGCAGATCTGCTTCGGCTTTGTCACTTAGGGTTATCTGTGCAGATTCTATTATAAAATCTTTAGCATTTAATTCGCTATCATTTGCAAGGTTAATCGTTGCATTTTCCGCCTCTCCTTCCAGTGTAAGTTCTGTACTTTTCTGTAGATTGATACTGGTTTCTTTCGTTTCAAGCTCTGCCTGAAGTTCTGAACGGTCATTCATAAAAATATTTAGATTTTCCGTCTTTCCTTCCAGTTCGCCTCTAGCTTTTCCCTGTAACGTGATGCCCAGATCTTTGGATAATATGTCTAGCTCAAATTCGCTGTCATCATATGCGCTAATGGTCATATTATCCGTATCAAACAGGCCATCGCTTTTAAGTTCTACATCGTTTTTTAGCTCAATTTGGTTGATTTCTTCAACATTTAGGTAGATTTCAAGGCGTTTACTACTGGTAATACGCTGTGTAGTCTCGACGTAAAGCGTACTGTCACGAACTACAAATTTCACAATGTCTACCAGATTTTTATCTGCTGAAAGAATATAGCTGTTGCGGTTGGATTGCTTTATTTTGACTTCAAATTCACCACCTATGCTTATTCCATTAAAGCGTTGCTCAATGGGGTGGGTAACCGAAATGACATCACGGTCTCCCTCAATTTTTTCCTTTTTCTGAGCCGCACATGATGTAAGCATGCCCGCGATTACTAAAACAATCAAATTCTTTTTTGTCATAAATACTAAATTTATTATGCTTCCCTAAAAGGCGTTCACTATGCCGAAAATTTTCGGTTAAAATACAAGGTTTGTACTAATGCTAATCCTAATTTGTAAGAATAACAAGGTACGGCTAATCTATCAGGATGCCAATAGTAGTGCAATAAAAGCCGAAAAAAGTAAAACGAATCCTTATAAAATACGTATTTTTCCTATGAATGGAATCAAACCAGTAGTTATGCAACCGATAATTTTTGCTTTAATCAAGGAAAGAAAAGACCCGCCAGACAGGCGTACTGTTTTTTCACCCACAAAACTGCGCGAGGTACAGGAGCTCTTTCCCGAAGCAAAATTTCTGGTGGAAAGTTCGGCAATACGCGCGTTTCCAGATGTTGCGTACAAAAACGCTGAATTTACGGTAAGCGAAGATGTCACCGCAGCTGAGGTTTTGATAGGAGTAAAGGAGGTGCCCATAGACTTTTTGATATCAGGTAAGAAGTATTTTTTCTTCAGTCATACCATAAAAAAACAGGAATACAACCGCGAACTTTTGCAAGCGGTGCTGTTTAAAAATATAGAACTATACGATCACGAGGTCATTACAGATCAAAACGGAAATCGCCTTATTGGTTTTGGCCGTTATGCGGGTCTGGTAGGGGCCTATAATGGTATAAGGGCCTGGGGAGAACGGCATAAAAGTTGGTTTCTTCCTCCTGCCAGTACGTTAAGTGGACTGAAGGCGATGAAGGCCAAGCTGGATGAAATAAACCTGCCAAATATTAAAATCTGCCTAACCGGAGGCGGGAGGGTTGCCGGTGGTGCCAAAGAAATTCTTGATTATTTAAAAATCAGGCAGGTTTATGTTGATGACTTTTTGAATATGGAATTTGATGAACCGGTATATTGTAAAATTGATGTACTGGATTACAACAAGCGCATCGACGGAGAACCTGCTACGCAAAAAGAATTTTTTAGGGATCCCACAACGTTTGAGTCCAACTTTATGCGCTTTGCAAAAGTAACGCAGTTTCTGATTACGGGGCATTTTTATGGGGACGGTGCGCCGCAATTTTTGACTCAAGAGGATGCGAGAAATCCCGACTTTAAAATTGAAGTTGTTGCAGATATTTCCTGTGATCTTAACGGTCCCATAGCTTCTACCATTCGAACCTCTACCTTAGAAGATCCTTTTTATGGTTATGATCCCAAAACGCAAAAAGAAACTAATTTTGATGCTCCGGGTGCGATTACGGTAATGGCGGTAGATAACCTGCCATGTGCTTTGCCCATGGATGCCAGTGAGGGTTTTGGCGATATGTTTTTAAATCATGTTATGCCGGCTTTTTTTAACGATGACAAGGATGGAATCCTGGAACGCGCACGAATGACAAAAAATGGTCAACTAACTGATCGTTTTAAATATCTACAGGAATTTGTAGAGGGCAAAGAATAAACCATTTATACCGAAAATTGACGATTTACGGCTATTTATTGGTCAATTTTGAGCTTTTAAACCTATTTTTCTGTATTTATTAAGCTTATTTAGTCATATATAAATGTCTTGCTTTTTCATTTTTTTGACAGAAATTATGAATTTTCTGCTTATAAATTTTATATCTTTTATTCTTCTCTTTTCATTTATTTACGGTTTTCCCCTTTTAACAATTATTAAATGTATCTTTGCACGCAATTAAATCTTAATTGCAATGAAAGCTCACGATACTAAAATACTGGGAGAAGGTCTTACTTACGACGACGTACTTCTGGTTCCTGCTTTTTCTGAAGTACTTCCCAGAGAAGTTAATATTCAGTCAAAATTCTCACGAAATATAATCCTTAACGTTCCCATCGTTTCCGCAGCAATGGATACGGTGACCGAATCACGCATGGCAATTGCTATTGCTCAGGAGGGTGGTATAGGTGTGCTGCATAAGAATATGAGCATTGAGGCGCAGGCTATCAAGGTACGCCGTGTTAAACGTGCCGAAAGCGGGATGATCATTGATCCGGTTACTTTGCCACTTTCCGCAAAAGTCGGCGATGCAAAACAAAGCATGTCTGAACACGGTATAGGTGGGATTCCCATTGTGGATGGCGATGGAAAGCTAAAAGGTATTGTGACCAACAGGGATTTGCGATTTGAAAAAGATGACGAACGACCTATAATCGAAGTCATGACCAGCGAAAACCTCATTACCACAAGTGAAGGTACTTCTTTGCGCCAGGCGGAAGGTATTTTGCAAGAGCATAAAATCGAAAAACTTCCAGTGGTTACTGATGACCAGAAGCTCATAGGTCTGATCACCTTCAGGGATATTACAAAACTTACCCAGAAACCCATTGCCAATAAAGATACTTATGGCCGTCTTCGTGTTGCGGCAGCGGTAGGTGTTACCGCTGATGCGGTAGAACGTGCCAGTGCATTGGTGAATGCCGGTGTTGATGCCGTAGTGATCGATACTGCTCATGGACATACAAAAGGTGTGGTGGCCGTACTGAAGATGATCAAGGAAAAGTTTCCAGATCTGGATGTGGTCGTAGGAAATATAGCAACCCCAGAAGCGGCAAAATATCTGGTTGATGCAGGTGCAGATGCCGTAAAAGTAGGTATTGGCCCTGGGTCTATTTGTACCACACGTGTAGTCGCAGGAGTAGGATTTCCACAGTTTAGTGCCGTGTTAGAGGTTGCTGAAGCCATTAAAGGCAGTGGCGTACCGGTAATTGCCGATGGTGGGATACGCTATACCGGCGATATTCCGAAAGCACTTGCAGCAGGAGCAGATTGTGTGATGCTGGGATCCCTTCTCGCCGGAACAAAAGAATCGCCCGGTGAAACCATTATTTACGAAGGCCGAAAATTCAAAACGTATAGGGGCATGGGTTCTGTGGAAGCCATGAAAACCGGCTCAAAAGACCGTTATTTTCAGGATGTGGAAGATGATATTAAAAAACTCGTTCCAGAAGGAATCGTGGGGCGTGTACCTTATAAAGGTGATCTTGTGGAAAGCGTACACCAGTTTATAGGCGGTCTTCGGGCGGGTATGGGCTATTGCGGTGCCAAGGATATTCCGGCTTTAAAAGAAGATGCACGTTTTATAAAAATCACTTCCAGCGGAATTCATGAAAGTCATCCACATGATGTGATGATTACTAAAGAAGCTCCTAATTATAGCCGCTAAGTTTTTTGAAAACTGTAATTATGGAAATAAAAAAAACGGCCAATTCGGCCGTTTTTTATGCTCAAAAAGGTATAAAACAGTAAGAAAATTACTGCTTTAAGGTGATTTTTAGGTTGTCTGCAACCGCTTGAGTAAGGTCATGCGCGGGATCAAAGTAAGCTACTCCATTTCCTAAAGTCAACACTTGTGTATAACCTTGCTTCTTGGCAACTGCATCTATCGCGGTACCTATTTTTGTGTATAAAGGACGCATAAGTTCGTCACGGCGTATCTGTATAAGCTGTTGTGAATTTTGACGGAATTTCTGGATATCCTGCTCAATGCCCACGATAACATCCTGCTTTCCTTTTTTGTCAGCGTCGCTAACGGTATCGCCAAGACCCTGAAATTCTTCAACTTTCACCTGGTAATTGGCTACCATTTCTTTGAATTGGCTGTCCAGTTCGCCGCCATAGGTTTCAATATTGGTCTGCACTTCGGTAAGTTCTGGCAAGCTGGCCAGGACATAGTCACTGTCTACAGTGCCCACTTTGGTTTGTGCAAAAGTTGCAACACTTATAAATAAAAATAGAAGGGATGTTGTTATGCTTTTCATAATGTGATTTTAGTTCTTGTAAAGCGCGTATAGCGCCTGTTTGAACCGATTTAGTGGTTAATTTAAATATTTAGACAAAGATAAAAAAGCTTGCTTGTTGGCAAAGGGTTTTGTGATTTATCGTGCTCAGTCGTTTTGATTTACAAATTCTCCCCTGTGTGGCTTCAATGCATCGCGTACGGCGATCATATCTGTTTCATCCACAACGATAAAAGCAATGCTGTGCATTGGGCTAAGGGTTTCTGAATCTATGGGTTTTGTATTTGCCAGGTTTTTTGCGGCGTATTCTTTAAGATGAATCGCGTGATGCGCAGCAATTTCTTTGGCATCTGCACCTCTAAAGTCCCAGATAAGTTTAATTTCTTTGCTCATTATAAAGTTTTATTCAATTGCTGTGCCAAAAATAAGATTTGCTTTGGTATTAAATTCAGGACAAACCGGTTTAACCATATTTTAGCCGAAAAAAAGGTCAATAAATTCCGATTTTAGCTTATTTATGACCTTAAATACGGAGTTTTTTCTGCAAACAATTCAGTTTCTGAAGCCCTTTCTTTTAAAGC
It contains:
- a CDS encoding type I restriction endonuclease, which produces MELKSQLKALADKIADLKDKIGTEESTKHAFVLPFINILGYDTFNPTEVVPEFTADIGLKKGEKVDYAIFQNGIPILIIECKNWKESLTNHNSQLFRYFHTTKTRFSLLTNGIEYRFYTDLENSNKMDERPFLEFDITKLKDSEVHEISKFQKSSFDVDTIVSNASSLKYTKEIKKCIVEELGAPSYDLVRLFTGKVYEGRLTEKVIQEFTGLVQKAFNQTISERINDRLNSALSKESEEQHMTNEEEPIPESKIITTEEELEAYRIIVAILRKKLDINRIAHRDTQSYFGVLLDDNNRKPICRLHFNTGIKYIGLFDENKIEKREPITCVDDIYNYDIELLNTAEYYMSQEN
- a CDS encoding DUF5932 domain-containing protein is translated as MFNKVLIAEDLGWNTKRIEQQLITMGVKEVVLTEYCDDAYLKYLKALKEEKSFDLLIADLSFKEDHREQKLKSGDELIAAIRKHPSNIKIIVFSMEERLQRIRSLFNEQQLDAYVFKSRKSIEDLREAFVCIKKDERYISSQVAAALDKQQSLEIDDYDILLLKKLAEGYSNREISDQYKKESINPSGVSSIEKRLNKLRIQFKANNAVQLVAVAKDLGLI
- a CDS encoding tetratricopeptide repeat-containing sensor histidine kinase yields the protein MKTFTVSFLFLLHVIFACAGYTQITKEIDSARYHYDKILKPSNYDEFNKALKFYKEGVNYAINNKDTLKAIKNLRLIAIGQTTYGLFAESEKTIVTALNLTEVISDNDIKRTMMVGLNNQLGMIYRRIQNYQKALFYYDRALLFIDTKDDSISLLNNKATIYKDLERYDLSKDILEEALKVAAQNKVQKKGQYARILANFGYMQFKLKNNEALLTMEQALYNRIEEKDLIGQYSSYNDLTEYFIEKDDHERAKSYFTKAYDIAKQINSPEYIENSLGQYALLTEDPKIIRFKNLKDSLEDARRLKENNYAAMKYDVDKEKELTHIAKVQQEKEKSKKNFYFFISIVILLVSVIIIYGILQKRKQRQLKAVQRTETSISKKIHDGLANDTFQILSELQNLQDIPEHILIKLDRIYQETRDIAKNHSPLIEGAGFEDQLISRLNSYRSTHLNVITRNVEKIKWESFSKIKRDTIYMVLGELMTNNKKHSQATLALISFEQNRKKLRMVYQDNGIGTALKKGNGMQNMEFRIRAINGNISFESELNKGLKVEIQI
- a CDS encoding GIN domain-containing protein, with product MTKKNLIVLVIAGMLTSCAAQKKEKIEGDRDVISVTHPIEQRFNGISIGGEFEVKIKQSNRNSYILSADKNLVDIVKFVVRDSTLYVETTQRITSSKRLEIYLNVEEINQIELKNDVELKSDGLFDTDNMTISAYDDSEFELDILSKDLGITLQGKARGELEGKTENLNIFMNDRSELQAELETKETSINLQKSTELTLEGEAENATINLANDSELNAKDFIIESAQITLSDKAEADLHTTEMLVIFAKDKSTLNSYGKAKLETTLSDEVTLNKK
- a CDS encoding NAD(P)-dependent oxidoreductase; translated protein: MQPIIFALIKERKDPPDRRTVFSPTKLREVQELFPEAKFLVESSAIRAFPDVAYKNAEFTVSEDVTAAEVLIGVKEVPIDFLISGKKYFFFSHTIKKQEYNRELLQAVLFKNIELYDHEVITDQNGNRLIGFGRYAGLVGAYNGIRAWGERHKSWFLPPASTLSGLKAMKAKLDEINLPNIKICLTGGGRVAGGAKEILDYLKIRQVYVDDFLNMEFDEPVYCKIDVLDYNKRIDGEPATQKEFFRDPTTFESNFMRFAKVTQFLITGHFYGDGAPQFLTQEDARNPDFKIEVVADISCDLNGPIASTIRTSTLEDPFYGYDPKTQKETNFDAPGAITVMAVDNLPCALPMDASEGFGDMFLNHVMPAFFNDDKDGILERARMTKNGQLTDRFKYLQEFVEGKE
- the guaB gene encoding IMP dehydrogenase; the protein is MKAHDTKILGEGLTYDDVLLVPAFSEVLPREVNIQSKFSRNIILNVPIVSAAMDTVTESRMAIAIAQEGGIGVLHKNMSIEAQAIKVRRVKRAESGMIIDPVTLPLSAKVGDAKQSMSEHGIGGIPIVDGDGKLKGIVTNRDLRFEKDDERPIIEVMTSENLITTSEGTSLRQAEGILQEHKIEKLPVVTDDQKLIGLITFRDITKLTQKPIANKDTYGRLRVAAAVGVTADAVERASALVNAGVDAVVIDTAHGHTKGVVAVLKMIKEKFPDLDVVVGNIATPEAAKYLVDAGADAVKVGIGPGSICTTRVVAGVGFPQFSAVLEVAEAIKGSGVPVIADGGIRYTGDIPKALAAGADCVMLGSLLAGTKESPGETIIYEGRKFKTYRGMGSVEAMKTGSKDRYFQDVEDDIKKLVPEGIVGRVPYKGDLVESVHQFIGGLRAGMGYCGAKDIPALKEDARFIKITSSGIHESHPHDVMITKEAPNYSR
- a CDS encoding OmpH family outer membrane protein, coding for MKSITTSLLFLFISVATFAQTKVGTVDSDYVLASLPELTEVQTNIETYGGELDSQFKEMVANYQVKVEEFQGLGDTVSDADKKGKQDVIVGIEQDIQKFRQNSQQLIQIRRDELMRPLYTKIGTAIDAVAKKQGYTQVLTLGNGVAYFDPAHDLTQAVADNLKITLKQ